One segment of Macrotis lagotis isolate mMagLag1 chromosome 1, bilby.v1.9.chrom.fasta, whole genome shotgun sequence DNA contains the following:
- the NIPAL4 gene encoding magnesium transporter NIPA4: METRGNSSSCANGSFITLYCSSQQVLCQIVNDFEPDGSNNITLNSWQEKIKKNYGFFIGVGLAILSSFLIGSSVILKKKGLIRLVDKGATRAVDGGFGYLKDKMWWAGFLTMGLGEAANFGAYIFAPATVVTPLGALSVLISAMLSYYFLGERLNLLGKLGCMISIAGSSVMVIHAPEEEKIKTMNEMASKLKDTGFIVFAVILVVSSLILIFIIAPRYGQKNILIYIAICSVMGAFSVCAVKGMGIAIKGFFQGQPVLRHPLSYCLGLILAVSLPVQVNFLNRALDIFNTSLVFPIYYVTFTSTVITSSIILFKEWNSMSIVDILGTISGFVTIILGVFLLHAFKDLDVSWASLPHTFKNPIPPPTPEPTIIKLEDKDVLVDNIEMATPSPEEKPKVFTIHT, encoded by the exons GATCCTTCATCACCCTGTACTGCTCCTCCCAACAAGTCCTGTGCCAGATTGTCAATGACTTCGAGCCAGATGGCTCAAACAACATTACTTTGAACAGTTGGCAAGAGAAGATCAAGAAGAACTATGGCTTCTTCATTGGAGTGGGCTTGGCCATCTTGTCCAGCTTCCTCATTGGCAGCAGTGTCATCCTTAAGAAGAAGGGTCTCATTCGGCTGGTAGACAAGGGTGCCACCCGAGCTG tggATGGAGGCTTTGGCTACCTCAAGGATAAAATGTGGTGGGCTGGATTTCTGACCA TGGGTCTAGGTGAAGCTGCCAACTTTGGGGCCTACATATTTGCTCCTGCGACAGTCGTCACTCCACTGGGAGCACTGAGTGTTCTTATAAG TGCCATGTTATCATATTACTTTCTGGGTGAGCGACTGAACTTGTTGGGGAAGTTGGGTTGCATGATCTCCATAGCGGGCAGTTCAGTGATGGTGATTCATGCCCCTGAGGAAGAGAAGATCAAGACGATGAATGAAATGGCTTCAAAGCTGAAGGACACAG GCTTCATTGTGTTTGCTGTGATCCTAGTGGTGAGCTCTCTTATCCTCATCTTCATCATTGCCCCACGCTATGGACAGAAGAACATCCTCATTTATATCGCCATCTGTTCTGTGATGGGAGCCTTCTCTGTCTGTGCTGTCAAAGGCATGGGAATTGCCATCAAGGGCTTCTTCCAAGGACAGCCAGTTCTCCGGCACCCTCTTTCATATTGCCTTGGGCTAATCCTGGCAGTTTCTCTCCCTGTACAGGTCAACTTCCTTAACAGGGCTCTAGATATCTTCAATACCTCTTTAGTGTTTCCCATCTACTACGTGACCTTTACTAGTACAGTCATCACTTCTTCCATCATCCTCTTCAAGGAATGGAACAGTATGTCAATTGTGGACATCCTGGGCACAATCTCAGGCTTTGTTACAATTATCTTGGGAGTGTTCTTGCTCCATGCTTTTAAGGACCTCGATGTTAGCTGGGCAAGCCTTCCCCATACCTTCAAAAATCCAATCCCACCTCCCACCCCTGAGCCCACAATCATCAAGCTGGAAGACAAAGATGTCCTTGTGGACAACATAGAAATGGCCACACCTTCACCCGAGGAGAAACCCAAAGTTTTCACAATCCACACCTAA